TAGTCCTGTCCCATATCTAGGCAATGGCTGACATAATCAAATTTCATTGGGTGGTGCCAGACTCTCCCCATACACTAATCAATGAGAAATTTACCAGGCTTACTTTTAGCATCAACAGGATTACAAATGGCTTCAGCAGTGTCTGAGACAATATGAAAATGAGAGCAATGTGTCAGAGTTGGGCTCCAATCTCTTGCACCTAAACCCAACTCTGCAGTCTATTTGTAACCACTTCCAGGCTTGTTTATTCGCTGTTTTCGTCTTGTCTTCTGCAAAGCCTTAGAAACTTCGGCAAGGTGAACAAATGATAGTGATTTGGATAATTGCAGGGGGAGATAATTACTTCTTCACAGTTTAAATTATGAGTGGTACTTTTGGCGGGAAACATGTTGATTCCCCCACCTCAATGCAAGCTATCCCTAAAGGGTTGAGAAACTAAGGCCTTATTGCAGATTTTTGTGGTGAGCAAACTCCAAGAAAAAGTAATGTTAGAGGCAAGGTTTCCCCAATTGACCAGGAATACAATTTTGGTCAAACTACACTCAACTATCCTATACCAAGGAGATGCAGGTCAATCTGTTCTGACATtcatttgttattttgtttttctacacagttggtgtattttgtaaaattctctcttcctttttatatTCCACTGATGCATATCACAACAGACACACAAATCATATCCCTCAACATATGccttatttacaaataaataaatcacctcctttgtattttccttttcaaaattaaTGAATTCCCAAGGGGGGTACCCCGTTACTCTTCAGCAGGAAAATCAGCAGAGTATCTTGAGGTACCTTGTATTTAAGGTTAACAACATGGCTAGTGGTCCATCACAAAGGCATCTAGGACTACAAACATAAGCATATCTACTCAGATATAAATCTCATGAATTCATTGGGGCTCATTACCACGTAAGTGTGATTGGAATTGCAACTTATATCACACCATTGACTTCTTGTCATCTTATAGCATTTCCCTCACTCAGACATCAGAGAGGGAAAGTTGATCGAGGTGGAGAAAAGaaattttaaattgaattttactTCTCAAACAAAGATTTAAGGGAATGGATGAGTGGTGAATAACGAAAAACTCAAATCCAGATGATTCTGCCCACTTTGGCCAAGAGGCTCCAACTTTAACAGAGGAGCACAGTTAAAGGCCATAGGTAGCCAATGTGAAAAGAACAATAGTGAGTGAGGCATTCCATTGTTTGTTCTCAGTGGGAATTATACATAAATGAAAATGTAAATGATGCATATTGGAAAGCAATTTATGTATCCAATTTCAATAAATGTGTAAAACAACCAAAGTAACCAGGAAATAGGAACACTGATCCACATCCTCTTTCGCAGGcaaccagggccctgtgggaattgtcatctttccgcagggcctgcaagacagagctgttccgcctggcctttgggctggacttagtctgacccctgtgttttccctccctcatggtttggatttatggacttcTTAAAATGAggctacattttaaattttaatattgtattttaatctgtattttaattaattgctttttatgttttattgtaattttattggtgttagccgccctgagcccagttttgactggggagggcggggtataaataaattattgttgttgttgttgttgttgttgttgttgttgttatgtggtGGAGATGTGAGAAGGTCAAAAAGTTCTGGAATGTGAtacatgaagaattaaagaatATATGGAAAAGTTCATTAAACAAACACCCAGAAGCATATCTTTTGGGATTGTTAGATAAGGAAATACCACAAGAAAAAAGGGAAATCTTTCTATATGCGAGCACAGCTGCGAGAATGGTGATAGAggcaaaatggaaacaagaaaaaataccaacaaaagaggAGTGGATCTGTAAAGTAAATGAATACTTATTATTGGCAAAATTAACCACAATAATAAGAAACCAATCTAACCAAAAATTGAAAAACgaatggaaatgttttgatgCTTATATGGTAAAACATTgctcagaaaacaaacaaacatgctaaTGTGTCTAGATTAAAATGTGGAGCGTGAGGTTGATTACAAAATAGAAGGttaaaaatgaaattcaaatTTAAGAGTAAGAACTGAGAATACGGAATGCAAGGAATGAAATATGTTCAGTTAAATATAAGGAAATCtagcaggggtggagggaagggtggTGTAAAGGGTGGAGGGAAGGTGGTGGGATTAACAATGCCATATAACATTGTTTGGATATATCCTTCATTTTGGAAATTtatgatttgtattgatttgtattggattgatttgtaattcaaatttagttttaataaataaatattaaaaagaaagaagaagaagaagaaaacaaagtcaTTTTGACAACTAAGGCAAAAAACATCCACAGCTGGAGTCCTTGCATCACTCTTCCAATGTGGATCTACAAATCAGACCCAGAAGTTTGAGTTGGGGACTCTTGCAGAACCCTACTGTGTAGTTGTCTCCCCATTCATGTTGTAGTCATATGttaaattccattccattccatttattagAAGCATGACATgaaaacatgagaagagcctcacagaatcagaccaatggcccatcttgttcaGAGTCCTTTTCCCACATCAGTCTAACAGATCCACGTGTGAAGTCCACACACAGGACCTGAACAAAACATCACTTTGCCCACTTTCCTTATACATTTGGAAAATATATAGGATATCTTCTAGTCCTACAAAGTGTTTATTACAACATAGGTGGGGGCCATATGaggatactcccccccccacccagccaAGGTATATATAGAGCTAAACAACATTCACCCATGTGGTTTCATAGAGATGCTGATGGAatgaaactcccatcatccctcagctGGAATTGAATAATATttggagtgttgttgtttagtcgtttagtcgtgtccgactcttcgtgaccccatggaccatagcacgccaggcactcctgtcttgcactgcctcccgcagcttggtcaaactcatgttcgtagcttcgagaacactgtccaaccatcttgtcctctgtcgtccccttctcctagtgccctcaatctttcccaacatcagggtcttttccaaggattcttctcttctcatgaggtggccaaagtattggagcctcagcttcacgatctgtccttccagggagcactcagggctgatttccttaagaatggataggttttatcttcttgcagtccatgggactctcaagagtctcctccagcaccataattcaaaagcatcaattcttcggcgatcagccttctttatggtccagctcttacttccatacatcactactgggaaaaccatagctttaactatacgggcctttgttggcaaggtgatgtctctgctttttaagatgctgtctaggtttgtcattgtttttctcccaagaagcaggcgtcttttaatttcgtgactgctgtcaccatctgcagtgatcaaggagcccaagaaagtaaaatctctcactgcctccatttcttccccttctatttgccaggaggtgatgggaccagtggccatgatcttggtttttttgatgttgagcttcagaccatattttgcgctctcctctttcaccctcattaaaaggttctttaattcctcctcactttctgccatcaaggttgtgtcatctgcatgtctgaggttgttgatatttcttccggcaatcttaattcctgcttgggattcatctagtccagcctttcgcatgataaattctgcatataagttaaataagcagggagacaatatacaaccttgtcgtactcctttcccaattttgaaccaatcagttgttccatatccagttctaactgtagcttcttctcccacatagagatttctcaggagacagatgaggtctcctgagaaatctctatgtgggacaagaagctacagttagaactggatatggaacaactgattggttcaaaatattTGGAGTACTTAGCTTCATCACGACTGACAAGCAATATTACTGAAAATTGACAGAATCACAAAAAAAACATGAACCCTGCCCGAACTACACCTTATGAAAATGTTCCTTGAATGAAGCATTTTGAAAAATGTACTAAGGCAAATTTTGAGCATGAACAGAAACTTTGCAAGAGACATCGATATAATAGAATATCTACCAATATTCTGACCTACTCTAGAAGCTCTTCTCCAACATATATAACTGTATGATAGAATGAAAATATAAGATTCCTTAACATTTTCTCCTAATTAGTTTCTCCCTGCTATTCAGTTCTGGTCGCAacacaatgatgtagcatttcGGGCAAAAAATACAACCCAGTAACCCAGCagtggaggccaagatggagaagatctccactgcCACCATGCCTTTCCCTCTTGTGCTCAAGTAAGTCGGAATaaaggacaaccaaacactgcaaaaggccagcatgctgaaagtgatgaattttgcttcattaaaactgtcaggtagCTTGCGGGCAAGGAATGCCACCATGAAGCTGGTGATGGCCAGAAGACCCATGTAGCCTAAGACACAGTAGAACATGAcgactgacccttcattacactGTACAATGATTTCTTCATTCACTGAATGCATGTCTAAATCAGGGAATGGAGGATAGCTTGCCAGCCACACAGTACAAATGGCTATCTGAACAAGCGAACAACAAATTACAATTGAATAGGacactttcctccccacccatttCTTCATTCTTGATCCTGGCTTTGTAGCCATGAATGCTAGAGAAACTATGGTGGTTTTGGCCAGCAcgcaagaaacagccactgagaagatgatgccaaaagctgcTTGTTGAAGGAGGCAGATCACTTTCCCAGGATGGCCAAGGAAtaacaaagaagagagaaaacagagcaggagggagatgaggagagtgtaggAGAGGtctctgttgttggctttgactattgCGGTATCTCTGTGCTTAATAAACATTCCTAGCACCAAGGCTGTGGTCAGTGAAAAAGAAACTGCAGCTGAGGCCAAAGTGACCCCTAGAGGTTCTGCATATGATAAAAAGGTTATAACTTTAGGGATGCAACCAtttctatttttgtttgcatACTGGTCTTCTGGGCATTTGAAACAGTCATCCATATCTGGAAAATAGAAAAAGATGTAAATTCAGTGTTAATTAATGTGACACAGGGGGaaacaatcaaacaaaagcaaaaccctCCGTGATGGGGAAATTACATCACGCACCAATCTGGTTTGATATCTTTCCATCTAAGCATGGGacacaatcatagcaacaaaacttttccccttccttctttttcttctgatgaCCAGGAAGACATTGTTCATtacacaccgaaagaggaagcacCTATCCATAAACGGGGAAAATTAGTACGAGCACAGTTTTGGTTAAATTTAACTGACTTTGCTTGCTTAAGAGCTATATaaactatttaaataaataatattcaaaaCAAGTTATTCTTTAATTGCTGATATAGCCTAATATCAAAAGGTAAGTTTGTGTGCTTGCAGAATAC
The window above is part of the Zootoca vivipara chromosome 13, rZooViv1.1, whole genome shotgun sequence genome. Proteins encoded here:
- the LOC118095678 gene encoding vomeronasal type-2 receptor 26-like gives rise to the protein MVPNEHLQYMGIIWLLQHFRWTWVGLFVVDDNSGEQFLKILEPMFSRHGICSAFIRRIPQDARMEEYINNFNDASPIDLSLQKCKAGTIITYGESLTILWLTTFICSQDSGNKENPSFGKVWIMTMQMDFILTGAARGWGFQMFQGAISFTIHTKEVPGFREFLQIIKPNWTQGDGFLKDFWEQAFDCFLPDQAGVPLMDDDTCTGEERLESLPAGLFEMHMSGHSYSIYIAVYALAHALHAMYSSTSKHRTMLVGNNIELQDLKPWQLHSFLRGISFNNSAGETVSFNEKREMRGGFDIMNLVILPNNSFQKVKVGRIDPSAHEGKRFTVDEYRIEWPSHFNEVLPLSVCNEQCLPGHQKKKKEGEKFCCYDCVPCLDGKISNQIDMDDCFKCPEDQYANKNRNGCIPKVITFLSYAEPLGVTLASAAVSFSLTTALVLGMFIKHRDTAIVKANNRDLSYTLLISLLLCFLSSLLFLGHPGKVICLLQQAAFGIIFSVAVSCVLAKTTIVSLAFMATKPGSRMKKWVGRKVSYSIVICCSLVQIAICTVWLASYPPFPDLDMHSVNEEIIVQCNEGSVVMFYCVLGYMGLLAITSFMVAFLARKLPDSFNEAKFITFSMLAFCSVWLSFIPTYLSTRGKGMVAVEIFSILASTAGLLGCIFCPKCYIIVLRPELNSREKLIRRKC